One part of the Ornithodoros turicata isolate Travis chromosome 2, ASM3712646v1, whole genome shotgun sequence genome encodes these proteins:
- the LOC135384599 gene encoding uncharacterized protein LOC135384599: protein MSTAGMRLRKWTSNVKDVQEFMTEEAEGEIHAQTSSTPPQKVLGVAWNPGKDEFLFDIESLLDFLHSQRDNKRFVLQAVARIFDPFGFLTPMTTTVKILFQELWRLGIEWDERIPEDLYKGWDKWCSQLPDIRHVSVPRKFGEDVRLACVKKSLHTFCDASPKAYGAVIYLICSKPGEEPRCSLVISRARVASLKKLSLPRLELMATLIGAQLAHFVKEATDLQGIESYYWTDWTVALQ, encoded by the coding sequence ATGAGTACTGCGGGAATGCGACTTCGGAAGTGGACGTCGAATGTAAAAGATGTCCAAGAGTTCATGACGGAGGAGGCTGAAGGGGAGATACATGCACAAACGTCAAGCACGCCACCGCAAAAAGTGCTCGGTGTGGCATGGAACCCAGGGAAGGACGAGTTCCTATTTGACATTGAGTCGCTCCTCGATTTCTTACACAGTCAAAGAGACAACAAGCGATTCGTCTTGCAAGCGGTGGCACGCATATTTGACCCTTTCGGGTTTCTGACGCCGATGACGACAACTGTAAAAATACTCTTTCAAGAATTGTGGCGACTTGGGATCGAGTGGGACGAGCGAATCCCGGAGGACCTTTATAAAGGGTGGGACAAATGGTGCAGTCAGCTTCCGGACATTCGTCACGTGTCTGTTCCCAGAAAGTTTGGAGAAGATGTGAGGCTCGCCTGCGTCAAGAAATCATTACACACATTTTGCGACGCAAGCCCGAAGGCATACGGCGCAGTTATTTATTTGATTTGCAGCAAGCCTGGCGAGGAGCCACGTTGTTCGTTGGTGATCTCTAGAGCGAGGGTAGCATCGCTCAAGAAACTTTCGTTGCCGAGGTTAGAATTGATGGCAACGCTAATCGGAGCACAGCTAGCTCATTTCGTAAAGGAGGCGACGGACCTTCAAGGAATCGAGAGCTACTACTGGACGGACTGGACAGTTGCACTTCAATGA
- the LOC135384600 gene encoding uncharacterized protein LOC135384600 has protein sequence MRSFWELEHIGITDSKTELCDKGEVMQRLGDSVKYENGRNDVSHPWKQNADKLADNKDTALSRLRSLTARLMKNQSLLQEYDTGIREYLKKGFAKVVTESETVTEPVFYMPHQAVIRNDRITTKLRIVFDASSRYEDQLSLNDRLSAGPNLNPDLTTLLLRFRLYNIAILADIEKASLQVSLSTKDRNALRFIW, from the coding sequence ATGAGGTCATTCTGGGAGCTCGAACACATCGGTATCACCGACTCAAAGACAGAGCTGTGCGACAAAGGCGAAGTAATGCAACGATTAGGAGATTCCGTAAAATACGAGAATGGGAGGAATGATGTCAGCCATCCGTGGAAGCAAAACGCTGACAAACTTGCAGACAACAAGGATACGGCACTCAGTAGACTGCGCAGCCTCACAGCCCGTCTTATGAAAAACCAGAGTCTACTCCAGGAATATGACACAGGCATTCGGGAGTATTTGAAGAAAGGATTTGCCAAGGTTGTAACAGAGAGTGAAACCGTAACTGAACCGGTTTTCTACATGCCTCACCAAGCAGTGATACGGAACGACAGGATAACGACAAAGCTTAGAATAGTCTTTGACGCTTCATCCAGATATGAGGACCAGCTTTCGCTCAATGACAGACTATCAGCCGGCCCAAACTTGAATCCGGATCTCACGACGCTGCTTTTGCGCTTTCGATTGTATAACATTGCAATTCTAGCTGACATAGAGAAGGCGTCCTTGCAGGTGTCCCTTTCAACAAAGGACAGAAACGCACTTCGTTTCATCTGGTAG